In Hermetia illucens chromosome 1, iHerIll2.2.curated.20191125, whole genome shotgun sequence, one genomic interval encodes:
- the LOC119661119 gene encoding T-complex protein 1 subunit epsilon: MAAFPGTFAFDEYGRPFIILRDQDKQKRLTGNDAIKSHILAAKQIANTLRTSLGPKGLDKIMVSPDGEVTATNDGATILKLMDVDHEIGKLMVQLSQSQDDEIGDGTTGVVVLAGALLEQAENLLDRGIHPIRIADGFELAAQCAVKHLESIAEPFKFSPDNKEPLIRVALTTLGSKIVNKCHRQMAEIAVDAILTVADLEQKDVNFELIKIEQKVGGRMEDSALIKGVVVDKTMSHAQMPKVLRNVKLAILTCPFEPPKPKTKHKLDVTSAEDYKALRAYEQEKFTEMVQQVKNAGATLAICQWGFDDEANHLLLQHDLPAVRWVGGPEIELIAIATGGRIVPRFEELTSEKLGKAGLVRELAFGTAKDKMLVIEECQNSKAVTILLRGGNQMVVAEAKRSIHDALCAVRSLIRDSRIVYGGGAAEISCSLAVAKEADQLSTLEQYAFRAFSVALENIPLALAENSGLQPIETLSELKARQVNESKPSLGVDCMLTGNSDMKDHHVVESLHSKKQQIILATQLVKMILKIDDVRSSADRM; this comes from the exons AGTCACATCCTAGCTGCTAAACAAATCGCTAACACACTCCGCACTTCCCTAGGACCGAAGGGATTGGACAAAATCATGGTCAGTCCCGACGGTGAGGTGACCGCCACAAACGATGGAGCCACGATCTTGAAGCTTATGGATGTCGATCATGAAATTGGTAAACTCATGGTTCAATTGAGCCAGTCACAAGACGACGAAATCGGGGATGGAACAACTGGTGTCGTAGTTCTCGCTGGAGCTCTTCTTGAGCAGGCTGAAAACCTCTTGGATCGTGGTATTCATCCAATTCGTATTGCGGATGGTTTCGAGTTGGCTGCACAATGTGCTGTGAAACATTTGGAATCAATTGCCGAGCCCTTCAAGTTTTCACCAGATAACAAGGAACCCCTCATCCGTGTAGCTTTAACTACATTAGGAAGTAAAATCGTCAACAAATGCCATCGTCAAATGGCTGAAATCGCCGTCGACGCTATTCTAACCGTTGCTGACCTCGAGCAAAAGGATGTCAACTTCGAGCTCATTAAAATCGAACAAAAAGTCGGTGGCCGAATGGAAGATTCAGCCTTGATCAAGGGTGTGGTTGTTGATAAGACTATGAGTCACGCTCAAATGCCTAAAGTTCTTCGAAATGTCAAGCTCGCCATTCTAACCTGCCCATTTGAACCACCAAAGCCAAAGACCAAACATAAGTTGGACGTCACTTCAGCCGAGGACTACAAAGCGCTGCGCGCCTATGAGCAAGAAAAGTTCACCGAAATGGTCCAACAAGTGAAGAATGCTGGTGCTACCCTGGCTATTTGCCAGTGGGGCTTCGATGATGAAGCTAACCATCTTTTGCTCCAACACGACCTGCCTGCTGTTCGCTGGGTTGGCGGTCctgaaattgaattgattgcCATTGCTACAGGTGGCAGGATCGTTCCACGCTTCGAGGAATTGACTTCAGAAAAGTTGGGCAAAGCCGGTCTTGTCCGGGAATTAG cTTTCGGTACAGCCAAAGACAAAATGTTGGTGATCGAGGAATGTCAGAACTCAAAGGCCGTCACCATTCTATTGCGAGGTGGCAACCAGATGGTTGTAGCTGAGGCCAAGCGATCAATTCACGATGCACTTTGTGCTGTTCGATCACTCATCAGG GACTCACGTATCGTCTACGGAGGTGGAGCTGCAGAAATCAGCTGTTCCTTGGCTGTCGCCAAAGAAGCCGACCAGCTCTCAACTCTCGAACAATATGCCTTCCGTGCATTCAGTGTAGCCTTAGAAAATATTCCGCTCGCCTTAGCTGAGAACAGTGGATTGCAACCAATCGAAACACTTTCCGAATTGAAGGCACGTCAAGTAAATGAGTCGAAACCGTCCCTCGGAGTCGATTGCATGCTGACCGGCAACTCAGACATGAAGGACCATCACGTGGTTGAATCTTTGCATTCCAAGAAGCAACAGATCATCCTAGCTACACAACTTGTTAAAATGATCCTCAAAATTGATGATGTACGATCATCGGCCGATAGGATGTAG